One window of Candidatus Nitrospira kreftii genomic DNA carries:
- a CDS encoding Acyl-CoA desaturase, with the protein MPDAQSLRSTKAPDAWYSFLRWFDSWAGLEHTKVEGPPKVDWIRSIPFLAVHLVCLGVIWVGWSWTAVAVAVAFYYIRMFAITGWYHRYFSHRTFKTTRTVQFLFALLGGSCAQRGPLWWAGHHRHHHIASDTPEDVHSPRQGGFLWSHMGWIMSQTFYAPRLKGIADFAKFPELRFLDRFDVLVPTITGFGMFGLGMLLEAHAPGLGTNGPQMLIWGFFISTVALFHGTCTINSLSHVYGSQRYETGDDSRNNFFLALITMGEGWHNNHHYYPASTRQGFYWWEIDMTYYCLKGLEWLGLVWDIRGVPVYVREGKTKRDSDRSVLKQKMDTAAKDAELPTPQPELELTAR; encoded by the coding sequence ATGCCCGACGCGCAATCGCTTCGCTCGACCAAAGCCCCTGATGCCTGGTACTCTTTTCTGCGCTGGTTCGATTCCTGGGCGGGCCTTGAACACACGAAAGTAGAGGGACCTCCCAAGGTAGACTGGATTCGAAGTATTCCCTTTCTGGCCGTACACCTGGTGTGTTTGGGAGTCATTTGGGTAGGCTGGAGTTGGACCGCCGTCGCCGTCGCGGTGGCCTTCTACTACATCCGCATGTTTGCGATCACGGGGTGGTACCACCGCTACTTCTCCCATCGCACGTTCAAGACCACCCGCACGGTCCAATTTTTATTCGCATTGCTCGGTGGCTCTTGCGCGCAACGTGGCCCCCTGTGGTGGGCCGGCCATCACCGTCATCACCATATCGCCTCCGATACCCCGGAGGATGTGCATTCCCCGCGCCAGGGTGGATTTCTGTGGTCGCACATGGGTTGGATTATGTCGCAGACATTTTACGCGCCGCGCCTGAAGGGAATCGCCGATTTTGCGAAGTTTCCGGAGCTGCGGTTTCTCGACCGGTTTGATGTCCTTGTTCCCACCATTACCGGATTCGGGATGTTCGGCCTGGGTATGCTGCTGGAAGCCCATGCACCAGGGCTTGGGACCAACGGCCCTCAGATGCTGATCTGGGGCTTCTTCATCTCAACCGTCGCATTGTTTCATGGAACCTGCACGATCAACTCCTTGTCCCACGTCTACGGCTCCCAACGGTATGAGACCGGCGACGACAGCCGAAATAATTTCTTCCTGGCCCTGATCACTATGGGAGAAGGTTGGCACAACAATCATCACTATTACCCCGCCTCGACCAGACAAGGCTTCTACTGGTGGGAAATCGACATGACCTATTACTGTTTGAAGGGGCTTGAGTGGCTAGGCCTGGTCTGGGATATCCGTGGTGTCCCTGTATACGTGCGAGAAGGAAAAACCAAACGGGATTCTGACCGCAGCGTACTCAAACAGAAGATGGACACAGCGGCGAAGGACGCTGAGCTGCCAACCCCTCAGCCGGAACTTGAGCTAACCGCTCGTTAG
- a CDS encoding hypothetical protein (conserved protein of unknown function), producing the protein MAQKFGNGRWVCEGFLDNRVEGTVVGQVVFAVIGSVDFYLRGNFKPDIAGEVIRFRNGRFEDDDMAGQIIGDMANPQIGTVNLISLDPHPNLEPHPYVEWFTFRNEHYRFELSPGEAWVLSSHEERKAIDDVSRRIRETLANQASVRPGSEESTDWI; encoded by the coding sequence ATGGCACAGAAGTTTGGTAATGGGCGGTGGGTTTGTGAGGGATTCTTGGACAATCGGGTCGAAGGAACCGTCGTTGGGCAGGTCGTGTTTGCCGTGATCGGCTCAGTTGATTTTTATTTACGCGGCAATTTCAAGCCGGATATCGCAGGGGAAGTCATTCGATTTCGTAACGGTCGGTTCGAAGATGATGATATGGCGGGCCAGATCATTGGTGATATGGCAAACCCACAGATCGGAACGGTCAATCTGATTTCGCTCGATCCGCACCCCAATCTGGAGCCGCATCCCTATGTCGAATGGTTCACGTTCAGAAATGAGCATTATCGATTCGAGCTGAGCCCTGGCGAGGCCTGGGTGCTATCCTCCCATGAGGAACGAAAGGCCATTGATGACGTGAGTCGAAGAATTCGGGAGACCCTGGCCAATCAAGCGTCTGTTCGGCCAGGGTCAGAGGAGAGTACGGATTGGATCTAA
- a CDS encoding hypothetical protein (conserved membrane protein of unknown function) → MLKAFHSARSTSFVMPRLALLLTTVIWGATFPATKAALDQISPLSFLFLRFFLGTLLILLWLAASRRRLHCDRAVLGASALTTVFLFLGYVLQTVGLQHTTASNSSFLTALYVVFVPLILMRIDRRVVMATAIAVVGLWLLIKPDTSMNIGDLMTLGCAVAFAGHIICLERFTRQVDAPSLLVWQMLAMTVLFLPAPWWEESPSAAFSPTAVLLVGLGVTGVLATLAFAVQMWAQQLVPAQQVALLFASEPAYAAWLSWYFLGETLDMQGWIGSALILLAVVIGAFSG, encoded by the coding sequence TTGCTCAAGGCTTTCCACTCAGCACGCAGCACTTCTTTTGTCATGCCCCGACTTGCACTCTTACTGACGACGGTTATCTGGGGCGCGACCTTCCCAGCCACCAAGGCGGCACTTGACCAAATTTCTCCGCTCTCTTTCCTGTTTCTTCGATTTTTTCTCGGCACCCTGTTGATCCTGCTATGGCTTGCGGCCAGTCGCCGTCGATTGCATTGTGATCGTGCCGTATTAGGGGCGAGTGCGCTGACCACCGTTTTCCTCTTCCTCGGATATGTGCTGCAAACCGTTGGGCTCCAGCATACGACTGCATCGAATTCGTCCTTTCTGACGGCGCTGTATGTAGTTTTTGTTCCATTGATCTTGATGCGGATCGACCGGCGGGTAGTGATGGCAACAGCGATTGCGGTCGTTGGGCTCTGGTTGCTGATCAAGCCCGATACCTCTATGAATATCGGAGATCTTATGACGCTCGGATGCGCGGTCGCGTTCGCGGGTCATATCATTTGTCTCGAGCGATTCACCAGACAAGTCGATGCACCGTCGTTACTCGTTTGGCAGATGCTGGCGATGACTGTCCTGTTTCTTCCTGCTCCCTGGTGGGAGGAGTCTCCATCAGCCGCATTTTCCCCCACCGCTGTCTTGCTGGTCGGTCTGGGGGTTACGGGCGTACTCGCGACATTGGCATTTGCTGTTCAAATGTGGGCACAGCAGCTGGTTCCCGCTCAGCAGGTGGCGCTACTGTTTGCGTCTGAACCAGCCTATGCGGCTTGGCTCTCATGGTATTTTCTTGGAGAGACTCTGGACATGCAGGGATGGATTGGGAGTGCACTCATCTTATTGGCTGTTGTGATCGGAGCGTTCAGCGGATGA
- a CDS encoding hypothetical protein (conserved protein of unknown function), with the protein MPVLIRRYKGHNGMMQEERIDDEDRIERYMKLFEKDDVKKLGTGVKVFIEKDEWQLLP; encoded by the coding sequence ATGCCAGTGCTGATTCGACGGTACAAAGGTCACAACGGGATGATGCAGGAAGAACGAATCGATGATGAGGATCGAATCGAGCGTTACATGAAGCTCTTCGAGAAAGATGATGTCAAAAAGTTGGGGACCGGCGTGAAGGTCTTCATCGAGAAGGATGAGTGGCAGCTCCTCCCATAG
- a CDS encoding hypothetical protein (conserved protein of unknown function), whose product MPLYEYQCGQCEKQFEATQSVYTRIEDTECPHCHARQATRLMSSFSSSVSGDRKPGFTELKAKAMGQERMQRFAKLPPLNAQRNMPPPNMSSDSDSTEQGESIPGS is encoded by the coding sequence GTGCCACTCTATGAGTACCAATGTGGACAATGTGAGAAACAATTCGAGGCAACGCAATCCGTCTATACGAGGATCGAAGACACCGAATGCCCTCATTGTCATGCCAGGCAAGCCACTCGCCTGATGTCTTCGTTTTCCTCCTCAGTCAGTGGCGACCGCAAACCAGGATTCACGGAACTCAAAGCCAAGGCCATGGGCCAAGAACGGATGCAGCGATTCGCCAAGCTACCTCCGTTGAACGCACAGCGCAACATGCCGCCGCCCAATATGTCTTCCGATTCAGACTCAACGGAACAAGGAGAATCGATCCCTGGATCGTAG
- a CDS encoding hypothetical protein (conserved protein of unknown function) has translation MSSPGYPEATSRLVTALLLSMTLFLSPSGVWGQLAGNLVIVGNGPERPTMEALAQAFEKANPRTYIDVLWDEKSMPLQLVKTGHAHIAVTGVEDQALIATQIGWDGIGILVHLSNFTTEVTTQQVADIFSGKIKEWSEVGGPETRILLIDRAGNQNIREAFESQLGIIDSIPQTATMIAADDMVISTVVGTIPPLSAAAYISLSTGSSAVTQGVAVRLLRVDAVEPEIPTVKDGRYSLRRPLFLLSTNGPNPLVDAFANFALSPPGQAIVGETYVPMPSK, from the coding sequence ATGTCATCGCCCGGCTACCCCGAGGCAACGAGCCGACTGGTCACCGCCCTACTTCTCAGCATGACTCTTTTCCTGTCTCCTTCTGGTGTATGGGGCCAACTCGCAGGCAACCTGGTCATAGTCGGCAACGGGCCGGAGCGACCGACCATGGAAGCGTTAGCCCAGGCTTTTGAAAAAGCCAACCCCCGCACCTATATCGACGTCCTGTGGGATGAGAAATCCATGCCGTTGCAATTGGTCAAGACTGGCCATGCTCATATCGCCGTGACAGGCGTCGAAGACCAGGCGCTGATTGCGACGCAAATCGGCTGGGATGGGATCGGCATTCTCGTGCATCTTTCAAACTTCACCACAGAAGTTACCACGCAGCAGGTTGCCGACATCTTTTCTGGAAAGATTAAAGAATGGTCTGAGGTAGGGGGGCCAGAGACCAGAATTCTTTTGATCGACCGCGCCGGCAATCAGAACATCCGGGAGGCCTTCGAATCTCAACTCGGAATTATCGATAGCATTCCTCAGACCGCCACGATGATTGCTGCCGATGACATGGTCATTTCGACGGTCGTCGGAACGATCCCACCACTGTCTGCTGCAGCCTATATTTCATTAAGCACAGGGAGCTCCGCTGTGACACAGGGAGTCGCCGTGCGCCTTTTGCGAGTCGATGCGGTTGAGCCTGAAATCCCGACTGTGAAGGACGGGCGATATAGCCTACGACGGCCTCTGTTCCTCCTGTCAACGAATGGCCCGAACCCCCTCGTTGACGCGTTTGCCAACTTTGCGCTATCTCCTCCGGGGCAAGCTATCGTCGGAGAAACATATGTCCCGATGCCCAGCAAATAG
- a CDS encoding hypothetical protein (conserved exported protein of unknown function): protein MAPRFLSSLLLLLSLTLLLVPVHVFAEGGMIVDGAGYTLHDTESIKGHNEQTVEKDPVCDSSKRPKIIKVEPDEAKPGETVTIKGEQFGTKDCFRGVAFSAGGPIKIDYTYINDTSIQATVPDVQPGMSFIDVVTSGGNARSKAFLVQAK from the coding sequence ATGGCTCCACGATTCCTGTCGTCTCTCTTGCTATTGTTGTCGCTCACGCTTCTACTCGTCCCTGTCCATGTGTTTGCCGAAGGTGGAATGATCGTTGATGGTGCCGGTTATACGCTACACGACACGGAATCGATTAAAGGACACAATGAGCAGACGGTCGAAAAAGACCCTGTTTGCGATAGCAGCAAGCGACCAAAAATCATCAAGGTGGAACCGGATGAAGCCAAGCCAGGAGAGACCGTGACGATCAAGGGGGAACAGTTTGGAACCAAGGACTGTTTCCGCGGCGTGGCGTTTAGCGCGGGAGGTCCGATCAAGATCGACTATACATATATCAACGACACCAGCATTCAGGCAACGGTTCCCGATGTTCAGCCAGGCATGTCATTCATCGATGTTGTCACCAGCGGTGGGAATGCGCGCTCAAAAGCATTTCTCGTCCAGGCCAAGTAA
- a CDS encoding hypothetical protein (conserved protein of unknown function) has protein sequence MDSVSESGDNVCRMVASRSDPPRLVWPEVVGLIPAAGQAKRLQPFPCSKELFPVGFAKDTKTGMPRPKVAAQYLLEKFKAAGISKTFIVIREGKWDIPNYFQQGQGVGLSLAYLVIPGSVGPPDTLDRAYPFIAQHRIAFGFPDILFGPLDAYARLIEQQERTGADVVLGLHRIEDTRIWDMVDSDTEGRVREIVMKPASTTLTFGWCFAVWTPVFSEFLHQFLRADETKRNMSVLVSTTNDPGGDLAVGVVFQAALKAGLAIQTVKFPQDSYLDIGTPENLAKAVRREATE, from the coding sequence ATGGACTCAGTATCTGAATCCGGCGATAATGTGTGTCGTATGGTCGCATCTCGCTCCGATCCACCTCGTCTTGTTTGGCCGGAAGTCGTGGGACTTATCCCTGCGGCTGGCCAAGCGAAGCGCCTGCAGCCGTTTCCCTGTAGCAAGGAATTGTTTCCTGTGGGGTTCGCAAAAGATACGAAGACAGGGATGCCGCGACCAAAAGTGGCTGCACAATATCTCTTGGAAAAATTCAAAGCCGCCGGCATTTCTAAAACCTTCATCGTCATCCGCGAGGGGAAATGGGACATCCCGAACTATTTTCAGCAGGGACAGGGGGTAGGCCTCTCGCTTGCCTACCTTGTCATTCCTGGATCAGTCGGTCCCCCTGATACTCTTGATCGTGCATATCCATTTATCGCACAGCACCGTATCGCGTTTGGCTTTCCCGACATCCTCTTTGGCCCACTCGATGCCTATGCACGATTGATAGAACAACAGGAGCGAACCGGGGCAGACGTTGTGCTCGGTCTGCATCGTATTGAAGACACGCGCATCTGGGACATGGTGGATAGCGACACGGAGGGGCGGGTTCGTGAGATTGTGATGAAACCGGCTTCAACTACACTGACGTTCGGCTGGTGCTTCGCCGTCTGGACGCCGGTCTTTTCGGAGTTTTTGCACCAGTTTCTCCGTGCCGACGAGACGAAGCGTAATATGAGTGTCTTGGTTAGCACCACCAACGATCCAGGAGGAGACTTAGCGGTGGGCGTGGTATTCCAAGCAGCTCTCAAGGCTGGGCTGGCGATACAGACGGTGAAGTTTCCACAAGACAGCTATCTTGATATCGGTACGCCTGAAAACCTCGCCAAAGCGGTACGGAGAGAAGCCACTGAATGA
- a CDS encoding hypothetical protein (conserved exported protein of unknown function) translates to MRNIWSYRAFTPLFFLASLTLALPVSATPPIKERLPLTLTGTGCNGKETEMNAVLQAIPGVTGVYFNRVPGHVLVDINPAIVKPADVITRVNEAASSWQCKVEFIEGCISAPMPTASAAPHQHE, encoded by the coding sequence ATGCGAAATATCTGGAGTTATCGAGCCTTCACTCCCTTGTTTTTTCTCGCAAGCCTAACTCTCGCGCTACCGGTTTCAGCAACTCCACCTATCAAAGAGCGGCTTCCCTTAACGCTGACCGGCACAGGTTGTAACGGCAAGGAAACCGAGATGAATGCTGTTCTGCAGGCAATCCCTGGTGTGACCGGTGTGTATTTCAATCGTGTCCCCGGTCATGTCCTCGTGGACATTAATCCAGCTATTGTGAAACCAGCTGATGTGATCACCCGCGTCAACGAGGCGGCATCCTCATGGCAATGCAAAGTCGAATTCATAGAGGGATGTATTTCGGCTCCCATGCCGACGGCCTCAGCCGCTCCACACCAGCATGAGTAG
- a CDS encoding hypothetical protein (conserved protein of unknown function) — translation MNLRFWDRMNGGALSSVVTISVVLQACAVVPPPPVEHKPTPVVDQSAKARDLRKQIRERDKRIEELEAQLEALKLIDQDSKNQKPLLRSPAALPPLE, via the coding sequence ATGAACTTGAGGTTCTGGGACAGGATGAATGGAGGTGCTTTGAGCAGCGTAGTGACGATTTCCGTTGTTTTGCAGGCATGCGCTGTCGTTCCTCCTCCCCCGGTAGAGCATAAACCCACTCCTGTGGTCGATCAATCAGCAAAGGCACGCGATCTTCGAAAGCAAATTCGTGAGCGAGATAAACGAATCGAAGAGTTAGAGGCTCAACTGGAGGCGTTAAAACTGATCGATCAAGATTCCAAAAATCAAAAACCTCTGCTCAGATCACCGGCCGCGTTACCACCTCTGGAGTGA
- a CDS encoding hypothetical protein (conserved protein of unknown function) → MTAVKSRFVQHTWAAIALLLVLGALSMIWPSIIAVSLGVLLLLQSFNDSREIALLSCSEVGNLPIVFSSLRRSGLSVIFS, encoded by the coding sequence ATGACCGCAGTTAAGAGCCGGTTCGTCCAGCATACCTGGGCGGCAATAGCGCTCCTCCTCGTTCTCGGTGCGCTCTCCATGATCTGGCCCAGCATCATTGCCGTGTCTCTCGGTGTTCTTCTCCTGCTCCAATCTTTCAATGACAGTCGGGAAATTGCGCTACTGTCGTGCAGCGAAGTCGGCAATTTGCCAATCGTCTTTTCCTCTCTTCGGCGATCCGGTCTTTCGGTGATTTTCTCCTAA
- a CDS encoding hypothetical protein (conserved protein of unknown function) produces the protein MVRIMPISATQRFRDIKEAHARVVGTRRQTRRSRWVTRRLIHFLSMCLSVGLVGLFHSLAWSESPAPSVHWGAMAFPDQYSTLTGGLTLNRFTPTDGLGNKYDSTVGNTLGFNLITMSWTHHWGGFLQGWSTNLTAGVSPTGDEPTQYLQNKVVHQLRQLPTVPTVDPRRETDAMIDGSITRWFPLFRPKVIFAGAGFSVGTIYQQGFLRAGIRRMPITPTLYSGSWGDVSARASVLGRISYQDNGAVLHSVRRTAGLVQPSIAFGQYVTTETGETIPTWEIEVALVWDSGIFVNTTGQSQEHFAWAIAGSCGPVRLETWNDSMGNIAERDYGPTYGATLTLDVFRVWNMIQGFRSNPTTNQSGAS, from the coding sequence ATGGTCAGGATCATGCCGATTTCAGCTACGCAACGGTTCAGAGATATCAAGGAAGCGCATGCCCGTGTAGTAGGAACTCGTCGCCAGACAAGAAGGTCTCGGTGGGTGACAAGGAGGTTGATCCACTTCCTAAGCATGTGCCTGTCGGTGGGGCTGGTAGGATTGTTCCATTCTCTCGCGTGGAGCGAATCTCCTGCTCCATCCGTCCATTGGGGTGCCATGGCATTTCCTGATCAGTATTCCACATTGACCGGGGGGTTGACCCTCAATCGGTTCACACCGACGGATGGTTTGGGGAACAAGTATGATTCTACAGTTGGGAATACGCTCGGCTTTAACTTGATCACGATGAGCTGGACTCACCATTGGGGTGGATTCCTACAAGGCTGGAGCACCAACCTCACGGCTGGAGTCAGTCCCACAGGTGACGAGCCCACGCAATACCTTCAAAACAAGGTCGTCCATCAACTTCGTCAGCTGCCGACGGTTCCAACGGTGGATCCTCGTCGAGAAACTGACGCCATGATCGATGGGTCCATCACACGATGGTTTCCTTTGTTTCGCCCCAAAGTCATTTTTGCGGGTGCTGGGTTTTCTGTCGGCACGATTTATCAGCAAGGGTTTCTTCGAGCTGGTATCAGGCGGATGCCGATTACGCCAACACTCTATTCTGGAAGCTGGGGGGATGTGAGCGCACGAGCTTCCGTCCTCGGGCGGATCAGTTATCAGGACAACGGAGCCGTACTACATTCCGTGAGAAGAACCGCCGGACTGGTGCAGCCGTCGATCGCCTTTGGTCAGTACGTGACGACTGAGACGGGTGAAACAATTCCGACATGGGAGATTGAGGTTGCGCTCGTATGGGACTCCGGGATTTTCGTGAATACGACGGGGCAGAGCCAGGAACATTTTGCTTGGGCCATTGCGGGGTCTTGTGGACCGGTGCGGCTTGAAACGTGGAACGATAGCATGGGGAATATCGCGGAGCGCGACTATGGACCGACGTACGGCGCGACTCTGACTCTTGATGTTTTCCGTGTATGGAACATGATACAGGGTTTCCGATCGAACCCGACTACGAACCAGTCAGGCGCGTCGTAA
- a CDS encoding Pyruvate carboxylase, subunit A, with protein sequence MFKKILVANRGEIAMRIIRACRELNIATAAIYSEADSTGIYVKKADESYMVGPGPVKGFLDSKQIVDLAKRIGADAIHPGYGFLSENAEFAELCQTSDITFIGPSTHAITLMGSKVKARKLAESAGVPVVPGTDGAITNVKDALAFAKKTGYPVMIKASAGGGGRGLRVVRSNEELRENMEVAAREAQASFGDGSVFIEKYVERPHHIEFQILGDRHGNIIHLGERDCSIQRRHQKLIEIAPSLVLTQELREEMGNAAITIARAVNYDNAGTVEFLLDQEGKFYFIEMNPRLQVEHTVTEQITAIDIVRNQIKIAAGLPLSIQQKDVILQGHAIQCRINAEDPKNNFLPCTGTVTAYLSPGGIGVRIDGAVYKDYTVPPYYDALLAKLTVRGRTWEETVSRMRRSLEEYVLRGVKTTIPFMEAIMQEPDFIAGRFDTSYLDTHPELYSYHEFEQPEDLVLALSAAIAAYEGL encoded by the coding sequence ATGTTCAAGAAGATCTTAGTGGCTAATCGTGGTGAAATTGCCATGCGGATTATTCGCGCCTGCCGCGAGTTGAATATCGCCACCGCCGCGATCTATTCCGAAGCGGATTCAACTGGAATCTACGTGAAAAAAGCGGACGAATCCTACATGGTCGGGCCCGGACCGGTGAAGGGATTCCTTGATAGCAAGCAGATCGTGGATCTCGCCAAACGAATCGGCGCTGATGCCATCCATCCAGGATACGGATTTCTCTCTGAAAATGCGGAGTTCGCCGAGCTCTGTCAGACCTCAGATATCACATTCATCGGCCCTTCGACTCATGCCATTACCCTCATGGGTAGCAAGGTGAAAGCACGAAAGCTCGCCGAGTCAGCCGGCGTTCCGGTTGTGCCCGGCACCGATGGAGCTATTACCAACGTCAAGGACGCCCTGGCCTTCGCAAAAAAAACGGGATACCCCGTCATGATCAAGGCGAGCGCCGGAGGCGGCGGTCGTGGCCTTCGAGTAGTCCGGTCCAATGAGGAACTGCGCGAGAATATGGAGGTTGCGGCGCGAGAAGCGCAGGCGTCTTTTGGAGACGGCAGCGTCTTCATCGAAAAATATGTCGAGCGCCCGCATCACATTGAGTTCCAAATTCTGGGAGATCGTCATGGCAACATCATTCATCTCGGAGAACGAGACTGTTCGATCCAGCGACGACACCAGAAGCTGATTGAGATTGCGCCGTCGTTGGTGCTCACGCAGGAGCTCCGGGAAGAGATGGGCAACGCCGCAATCACCATCGCCCGAGCAGTGAATTACGACAACGCGGGAACCGTGGAGTTTCTCCTCGATCAAGAAGGTAAGTTCTACTTCATCGAAATGAATCCGCGCCTCCAAGTCGAGCACACGGTAACGGAGCAGATTACCGCCATCGATATCGTACGGAATCAAATCAAGATCGCAGCAGGCCTGCCGCTCAGCATTCAGCAGAAAGACGTCATCCTACAAGGCCATGCAATCCAATGCCGGATCAATGCGGAAGACCCGAAAAACAATTTCCTGCCCTGCACGGGCACCGTCACGGCGTACCTCTCTCCCGGTGGAATCGGCGTTCGCATCGACGGAGCGGTGTACAAGGATTACACCGTGCCACCCTACTATGACGCCCTACTGGCTAAGTTGACGGTCCGGGGCCGCACGTGGGAAGAAACCGTCAGCCGGATGAGACGCTCGCTTGAAGAGTATGTGCTCCGTGGAGTGAAAACGACGATTCCCTTCATGGAGGCGATCATGCAGGAGCCTGATTTTATCGCCGGACGCTTTGACACATCGTATCTGGACACCCACCCTGAATTGTATTCGTACCATGAGTTTGAGCAGCCCGAAGATCTTGTTCTCGCGCTGTCTGCCGCAATCGCTGCTTACGAAGGACTCTAG